One window of Siniperca chuatsi isolate FFG_IHB_CAS linkage group LG15, ASM2008510v1, whole genome shotgun sequence genomic DNA carries:
- the lrrc9 gene encoding leucine-rich repeat-containing protein 9 isoform X2, whose amino-acid sequence MIQSEKHKHRGDEEVVKELCMANGVSYEKIAQEGSNISSLEIFFSGFPRMVGLSFFPRLCQLTIVGQNIKHIEGFEGCPLLRELWVVQCHLTGISGLQNCLQLEKLYLYDNQICEIKNLESQINLEVLWLNNNCITLIQGLNTLQNLKELNLADNNIEKIGHCLDPNVSLQNLNLSGNKISSFKELTLLDCLPNLRELALKDPTSSPNPVCLLCNYATHVLYHMPGLQRLDTYDVSSKQVKEAAESTVMKKMMYYNMRVHTAQRNLAETRLSLMERKKTMLQLPEECIRTLSHTLKNLERELSKLPASCKKSASTLEDGRTHLVEDSAVRSDPTADISHDPAMEHKILNKIEALRERIGLWTRRLDEIESWYERDLAQATNMMEYTVQFLLMELESVGNIRLEEGSSTDPWFTSCCDLLLSRFSHSDFKVHGITGIKINRVIRIHNRVLRLRFEDKLHNLLASEGSAICSQNYRRRLEHLFYIADPEKNSEKEDILSILEEGFKTAQQYQALNREGAIPLSNSLSVTEQPRIEHALRQASQVESKHSTDTIPFKHGQVVVSKVFMGHSMPIRVGEPVDRSIYPRAYSLYRNVDTKHRTAMSEERPRSSKTHSGPECSPRRRQWFVFDHELVLPEYIIYFEYIIGDQEHAALPGHNTGRDDTASNDIILDKEVLNMEPVLKPQPKLLSLDDKILLNVARANVLSQITVLNLHGNSLSKIKEISRLTALRHLTISFNEFTRLDDISHMPNLEFLDASYNRLVTVEGLRGLGQLKQLDVRWNKLTKAREDTAVLRKHTPALLKLDTRYNPWNRPEAVRMTILGRLTTLTHLDDMMVAEEEAADAVQMAAESKIHQVSLLAHSRTSSDRPRSLSLLSTAHLLCLLSPAPWGHNLELDWTEKITALNLDSQRISKLINLNKLVNLRWASFNDNDIFKLEGLDSCLKLEELSLNNNSISTLNGLSKLHCLNKLSVDGNQLSSLDASVLDQLPNLSFLSVENNCISSLHGIQRVRSLLELYIGNNQISTSQDIYYLKGLTNLIILDLYGNPLLEKLENYRIYVVFHIPSLKALDGTAVEVTECESAKDMFGGRLTSDMVAEKLGHSNYTDITYLTLQSCSIRMVDLSPADLFCSLRSVNLDHNNLTSFSGLIYLPNIKALCLNYNHIESILPRQKTQTHLTNRQILYSKVHSSGYGQQSPSKGKGETGPTGSLEPLMGSLEVLHLSHNGISNMANLQLSRLTNLKALYLQGNEISQVEGLEGLHQLRELVLDRNRIKTLAGSSFIAQNVLLELHLAENRIRELNHLDPLTELRKLFLGMNKLQDTTELDKLEVLPSLTELSVVGNPVARNSLHRPAVVLRLSRLQVLDGVMVTLEERTRAELLSADPSPCYQCPGASLPTTEINLPGLLPLMPRNTPLRGMSGGLQNFMHGHDILQSNMDEAQSHYTYKHKKHKHGNAARSGQTDITFRHIRRTGSNLTTTGLLPDGNRVIIMNPNQEQDSRFPNGGKPPPM is encoded by the exons ATGATACAGAGTGAGAAACATAAGCACCGTGGTGACGAGGAGGTGGTCAAAGAGCTG TGCATGGCCAATGGAGTGTCCTATGAAAAGATTGCACAAGAAGGAAGCAACATCAGCTCCCTGGAGATCTTCTTCTCTGGTTTTCCTCGCATGGTTGGGCTTTCCTTCTTCCCAAGGCTCTGCCAGCTTACCATAGTGGGCcagaacataaaacacattGAGGGATTTGAGGGCTGTCCTCTGCTTAGGGAGCTCTGGGTAGTCCAGTGCCATCTGACA GGAATATCTGGACTACAGAATTGTCTACAACTAGAGAAACTCTACCTTTATGATAATCAAATCTGTGAAATAAAGAATTTAGAATCGCAGATCAACCTAGAAGTCCTATGGCTCAACAATAACTGCATAACTCTGATACAG ggCTTGAACACGCTTCAAAACCTCAAAGAACTAAACCTTGCTGACAACAATATTGAAAAGATTG GGCATTGCCTTGATCCTAATGTCAGCCTTCAGAATCTTAATCTGTCCGGAAACAAGATCAGCTCCTTTAAG GAGTTGACACTGCTTGACTGCTTACCCAATCTGAGAGAACTAGCACTGAAGGACCCAACGTCATCCCCTAACCCAGTGTGTCTGCTGTGTAACTATGCCACACACGTTCTTTACCACATGCCAGGCCTCCAGCGACTTGACACCTATGACGTCTCGAGCAAACAAGTCAAGGAAGCAGCTGAG tccACAGTAATGAAGAAAATGATGTACTACAACATGCGTGTACATACTGCTCAGAGGAACCTGGCAGAGACCCGGCTCAGTCTGATGGAAAGGAAGAAAACTATGTTACAGTTACCTGAAGAATGCATCAGAACCCTCAGTCACACCCTCAAGAAT CTTGAACGTGAGCTCTCCAAGCTGCCGGCTAGTTGTAAGAAGTCTGCCTCCACGTTGGAGGATGGACGGACCCACCTGGTTGAAGATTCAGCTGTCAGAAGTGACCCAACCGCTGACATCAGTCATGATCCCGCCATGGAACACAAAATACTCAACAAGATTGAAGCGCTGAGGGAGAGAATTGGGCTATGGACAAGGAGGCTGGATGA GATTGAATCCTGGTATGAGCGGGATTTGGCCCAAGCCACCAACATGATGGAATATACTGTCCAGTTTCTGTTGATGGAGCTAGAAAGTGTTGGAAATATTCGTTTAGAAGAGGGCTCCTCCACAGACCCTTG GTTTACTTCCTGTTGCGACCTCCTGCTTTCCCGCTTCTCTCATTCAGACTTTAAGGTTCACGGCATCACTGGCATTAAAATCAATAGAGTTATTCGCATCCACAACAGGGTTTTGAGGCTTCGCTTTGAGGACAAACTTCACAACCTTCTAGCCAGCGAAGGGTCTGCTATCTGTTCACA GAATTACAGACGTCGGCTGGAGCACTTGTTCTACATAGCTGACCCTGAAAAAAATAGTGAGAAGGAAGACATTTTGAGCATTCTAGAGGAAGGCTTCAAAACAGCCCAACAATATCAG GCCTTGAACAGAGAGGGTGCTATACCTTTATCCAATAGTCTCAGTGTGACCGAACAGCCCAGAATTGAACACGCACTGCGTCAGGCCAGCCAAGTCGAATCCAAGCATAGTACAGATACGATCCCCTTCAAACACg GTCAGGTTGTTGTTTCCAAAGTGTTCATGGGCCACAGCATGCCTATCCGAGTGGGAGAACCGGTGGACAGAAGCATCTATCCCAGAGCCTATTCTTTGTATCGCAATGTGGACACTAAGCACAGAACTGCAATGAGTGAAG AGAGACCCCGCTCCTCCAAAACACACAGTGGTCCCGAGTGCAGTCCCAGACGAAGACAGTGGTTTGTTTTTGACCATGAGCTTGTCCTGCCTGAGTACATCATATATTTTGAATACATCATCGGG GATCAAGAACATGCTGCATTGCCAGGCCATAACACAGGCAGAGATGATACTGCCTCCAACGATATCATCCTGGACAAGGAAGTCCTCAACATGGAACCTGTGCTGAAACCACAGCCCAAGTTGTTGAGCTTGGATGACAAAATTCTACTCAATGTGGCCAGAGCCAATGTCCTCAGTCAGATCACT GTGCTGAACCTTCATGGCAACAGTCTGAGTAAAATAAAGGAGATTTCCCGTCTCACAGCTCTGCGGCATCTTACTATCAGCTTCAATGAGTTCACACGCCTGGATGACATTTCTCACATG CCAAACCTTGAGTTTTTGGACGCTAGCTATAACCGCCTAGTGACTGTAGAAGGGCTGAGGGGGTTAGGACAGCTCAAACAGCTCGATGTGCGCTGGAACAAGTTGACCAAGGCCAGAGAGGATACGGCTGTGCTGAGGAAACATACACCTGCTCTGCTGAAGCTTGACACCCGATACAACCCCTGGAACAGG cCTGAAGCAGTCAGAATGACCATACTGGGCCGTCTAACAACCCTCACACACCTGGATGATATGATGGTAGCAGAGGAAGAGGCTGCTGATGCTGTTCAGATGGCTGCCGAATCCAAAATTCACCAG GTATCGCTTCTGGCTCACTCACGTACCAGCAGTGACCGTCCTCGCAGTCTCAGCCTGCTGTCAACAGCCCATCTCCTATGTCTTCTCAGTCCTGCACCCTGGGGCCACAACCTAGAGCTAGACTGGACTGAAAAG atCACCGCTCTGAACCTTGACAGCCAGAGGATTTCCAAACTGATCAATCTGAATAAGTTGGTCAACCTGCGCTGGGCCTCCTttaatgataatgacatttttaaattggaGGGTCTTGACAGCTGCTTGAAGCTGGAGGAACTTTCtctcaacaacaacagcatcagcACACTCAATG GCCTATCAAAATTGCATTGCCTGAACAAACTGAGTGTAGATGGGAATCAGCTGTCTAGTCTGGATGCCTCAGTCCTAGATCAGCTGCCCAACCTGTCCTTTCTGTCTGTGGAGAACAACTGTATCAGTTCCCTGCATGGCATCCAGAGAGTTCGTTCCCTTCTTGAGCTCTACATCGGCAACAACCAAATTTCTACATCACAAGACATCTACTACCTGAAG GGATTGACAAACCTCATCATTCTGGATCTTTATGGGAATCCTTTATTGGAGAAACTGGAAAACTATCGGATTTACGTGGTGTTCCACATTCCCTCCCTAAAAGCTCTGGATGGCACTGCAGTC gAGGTAACTGAGTGTGAAAGTGCAAAGGATATGTTTGGAGGAAGACTAACCTCTGACATGGTAGCAGAGAAGCTGGGCCACTCAAACTACACAGACATCACCTACCTGACCCTGCAGTCCTGCTCCATTAG GATGGTTGATCTGTCTCCAGCAGACCTGTTCTGTAGCCTGCGCAGTGTCAACTTAGACCACAACAACCTCACCTCTTTCTCGGGCCTCATCTACCTGCCCAACATCAAA GCTCTGTGTCTGAACTACAACCACATTGAGTCCATCCTGCCCAGACAGAAGACTCAGACTCATCTGACAAATAGACAGATACTGTACAGCAAAGTTCACTCCAGTGGTTACGGCCAACAGAGCCCATCCAAAGGCAAAGG GGAAACTGGGCCCACTGGCAGTCTGGAGCCACTGATGGGCAGCCTGGAGGTGCTGCATTTGAGTCACAATGGCATTTCCAATATGGCCaatctgcagctcagcaggctCACCAATCTTAAAGCACTCTACCTTCAAG GTAATGAGATCAGTCAGGTGGAAGGATTGGAGGGGCTTCACCAGCTTAGAGAGCTTGTGCTAGACAGGAACAGGATCAAAACTCTGGCGGGTAGCTCTTTCATAGCCCAGAATGTCCTGCTAGAACTGCACCTAGCAGAGAACCGGATCCGGGAGCTCAACCATCTAGATCCTTTGACTGAGCTCCGCAAGCTCTTTCTTGGCATGAACAAGCTGCAG GACACCACAGAGCTTGACAAACTAGAAGTTCTTCCTTCGCTGACGGAGCTCTCTGTTGTTGGCAATCCC GTGGCCAGAAATTCTCTCCACAGACCAGCGGTAGTGCTCCGTCTGTCCCGGCTGCAGGTCTTGGATGGAGTGATGGTCACCCTGGAGGAAAGGACCAGGGCTGAACTTCTCAGTGCTGATCCATCA CCATGCTACCAATGCCCTGGAGCTTCTCTTCCTACCACTGAAATAAACCTACCTGGACTGCTACCCCTCATGCCTCGAAACACCCCTCTAAGAGGAATGAGTGGAGGACTGCAGAACTTTATGCATGGGCACGATATCCTGCAGAGTAACATGGACGAGGCCCAATCTCATTACACATACAAGC ACAAGAAGCACAAGCATGGTAATGCTGCTCGAAGCGGCCAAACTGACATTACCTTTAGACACATTCGTAGAACAGGAAGCAACCTGACAACCACAGGTCTCCTTCCTGATGGGAACAGAGTCATCATCATGAATCCTAACCAGGAGCAAGACAGCAG ATTTCCAAATGGTGGCAAACCTCCACCCATGTAG